Proteins encoded by one window of Vigna radiata var. radiata cultivar VC1973A chromosome 5, Vradiata_ver6, whole genome shotgun sequence:
- the LOC111241602 gene encoding uncharacterized protein LOC111241602 — protein sequence MEKIYNAKRCSNESRLVYTEYQLTGEACHWWSAMKALLEDQRIPVTWDLFKEKFYGEFFPDSVRFAKEVEFLQLTQGGMTVSEYTDRFKHLVRFYTMGINEEWQCRKYENGLKPDLKVMISNLCIKSFPVMAERAKVLERNMLEAERYKKQQQSTVRVPVPSRSSLSLRQTPYSRPLPLRSGSSSQGSVSANYSDQPGSIRCFNCGGPHYRSSCPQLGGYKHCSRYGRNGHFDTECNMGSRAVMRPPIVGRTAQRSSGRAQAVGQVYALTGVEAASSGNLIISTCLLFGVPCCVLFDSGATHSFISKACVEKLGLAECEMQLDLVVTTLAAGEVRTSTVCVRCPIEVEGYKFKVNLICLPLQDLEVILGMDWLTSNHILIDCGKKKLIFPKEEEKLTLTLGQIREDLIEGAMSFLILTGARPTPTKRG from the exons ATGGAGAAAATCTACAATGCCAAAAGATGCTCCAATGAGAGCAGACTAGTGTATACTGAGTACCAACTGACAGGAGAAGCCTGTCATTGGTGGAGTGCAATGAAGGCGCTGTTAGAGGATCAACGTATTCCTGTCACTTGGGACTTGTTCAAGGAGAAGTTTTATGGGGAATTTTTCCCTGACAGTGTTCGGTTTGCCAAAGAAGTAGAGTTCCTCCAGCTGACACAAGGAGGAATGACCGTATCAGAGTATACCGATAGATTCAAGCACCTCGTTCGATTTTACACCATGGGAATCAACGAGGAATGGCAATGCAGGAAGTATGAGAATGGGTTGAAGCCGGATTTGAAGGTAATGATTTCCAATTTGTGCATAAAGTCCTTTCCGGTCATGGCTGAAAGAGCAAAAGTATTGGAAAGAAACATGTTGGAAGCCGAACGATATAAGAAGCAACAACAATCGACTGTTCGAGTACCTGTTCCCTCCCGCAGTAGTCTCAGCCTAAGGCAGACCCCTTACTCTCGACCTCTTCCTTTGAGGTCAGGTTCCTCCTCTCAAGGATCCGTGTCTGCCAATTACTCAGACCAGCCGGGATCAATAAGATGCTTTAACTGTGGAGGACCACATTACCGGTCGTCCTGCCCTCAGCTAGGAGGATACAAACATTGTTCTCGGTATGGACGGAATGGACATTTTGATACCGAATGCAACATGGGAAGCCGAGCTGTCATGAGACCTCCCATTGTAGGCAGAACTGCCCAGAGAAGTAGTGGAAGGGCCCAAGCTGTGGGTCAGGTATATGCTTTGACAGGAGTGGAGGCAGCAAGTTCAGGTAACCTTATCATCAGTACTTGCTTGCTGTTTGGTGTTCCCTGCTGTGTATTATTTGATTCGGGGGCAACACATTCCTTTATCTCGAAGGCATGTGTTGAAAAACTGGGTCTAGCTGAGTGTGAGATGCAGCTTGATTTGGTGGTGACAACCCTAGCAGCTGGTGAGGTTAGGACATCTACCGTATGTGTTAGATGCCCTATTGAGGTAGAAGGGTATAAGTTTAAGGTAAACCTCATATGTTTGCCTCTTCAAGACTTAGAAGTAATTTTAGGAATGGATTGGTTAACCTCCAATCACATTCTTATTGATTGTgggaagaagaagttgattttcccaaaagaagaggagaagctgACTTTGACGCTCGGGCAGATCAGAGAGGATTTGATTGAAGGTGCCATGAGTTTCCTTATTTTGAC AGGTGCCAGGCCTACCCCCACCAAGAGAGGTTGA